In Longimicrobium sp., the genomic stretch CCGAGCACCCGCGCCGCCAGCACGAACTCGCGTTCCCGCAGCGACAGCACTTCACCTCTGACGAGGCGCGCCGTCCCCATCCACCCGGTCAGGCCCAGCACGATCACCACCAGGTAGATGTTGGGCTCGAACAGCGCGATCACCACGATCAGCAGCACCAGCCGTGGAAACGACAGCATCATGTCGGTCAGCCGCATCAGGATGCTGTCCACGATCCCGCCGAAGTAGCCGGCCAGCGCGCCGATCAGCGTGCCCAGCGTGATGCTGATGGCCACCGCGATGAAGCCGATGGAGAGCGAGATGCGGGAGCCGTAGAGCACGCGGGAGAAGATGTCGCGCCCGAACTTGTCGGTGCCCATCAGGTGCTGGGCCGACGGGGCCAGGTAGCGCGACAGGATGATGTTCCCCTGCTCGGCCGGGTCGTACGGCGAGATCAGCGGCGTGACCAGCGTGAGCACGTACAGCAGGATCATCACCACCAAGCCGGCGATGGCCAGCTTGTTCTTGCGGAAGTGCCGCGCCGCGATCGACCACTGGCTGTCGCCGTACAGCTTGCGCGGCCGCTTCGACCGCGCCGCCAGGTCGTAGAACGCCCACCCCCACACCAGCAGCGCCATCAACCCCAGCGTGACCACCGCGACCACGCCGTCCACGGGGATGCGGCGCCCGGTGAACACGGGGCCGATGCGGCCGCGGCTCAGGTACGCCAGGCTGAGGGTGAACGCCCAGGCGAAGAAGAGCGACATCCCGGCGATCCACTCGCCGCGGGCGAAGTGGCCCAGGCCGGGGATCACGGACAGCGCCAGCTGCGCGGGGGTGGCCGGCCGGCGGCCGGGAAGGCCCGCGGCGGGGGTGGCCGTCTGCGTGATCGGCTCGGGAGGCATCTGCTCGGGGGTGACCGTGGCCGGCATCGTTTACTCCGTGCGGATGCGGGGGTCGACCACCGCGTACAGGATGTCGCTCAGCAGGTTGCCCAGCACCACCATGGCCGCGATCACGAAGGAGGTGGCCATCACCATCGGGTAGTCGCGCTGCAGGATGGCGTCCACGATCGCCCGCCCCATCCCCGGCCACCCGAAGATGGTCTCCACCAGCACCGCGCCGGAGAAGAGGAAGGGGAGGTACAGCCCCAGCAGGGTGATGATGGGGATCAGCGCGTTCCTGAGCGCGTGCTTGAAGATCACCGTCCGCTCGGAGAGGCCCTTCGCGCGCGCGGTGCGGATGAAGTCCTGGTGGATCACCTCGAGCATCGACCCGCGCATGTAGCGCGCGACGCCGGCCGCGTTGCCGATTCCCAGCGCCAGCGCGGGAAGGAACAGGTGCTTGAAGCGGTCGACCATCTTCCCCCAGGCGCTCATGTACTCGTAGCCCACGCTGGTCATCCCGCTGGCGGGGAACTGGAACCACCCGAGGACGCCGGCCCAGTCGGGGTGCGTGCCCATCAGCTGGTTCATCTTCATCGAGAACAGCAGGATCAGCATCAGCGCGAACCAGAACGACGGCATCGAATAGAAGAACAGCGCCACGAAGGAGAGCACGTTGTCGGCCAGCGAGTACTGCCGCACCGCCTGCACGATCCCGATCAGCATCCCCACGATGAAGATGAGGACCAGGGAAACGAGGGTGAGCTGGAGCGTGTTCCAGAGCACCGAGGGAAGGATCTCGCTGATGGGCTGCTGCTGCCCGAACGAGTAGCCGAAGTTGCCGCGCAGGAAGCTCCACAGCCACTTGACGTACTGGATGTGGAGCGGCTGGTCGAGCCCCAGGTTGTGGCGCATCTGCTCGATCACCCGCGGGCTCACGTTCGGGTTGACGAAGCGCGCCGTGGGGTCGCCCGGGGCGATGTGGATGATGAAGAAGATCAGCGTGAGGATCCCCAGCAGCAGCGGGATCGCCCCCACGATGCGTCGCAGCAGGTAGCCGATCATCCCCTCACCGCCCTCCCTTTGCCGTGTCCGTGGTTCCCGGTGCCGCGCGGGGCTGCCGGCTCCGCGGGATCCACCACTCCCATGCGTTCCGGTACGCGCCGAATGGATCCGGGCGCACTCCGCGCAGCCGGTCGCTCACCGCCATGATGGAATCGTAGTCGTACAGCCAGGTGTGCGGCTGTTCCTGCACGATTCGCTCCGCCGCCGCTCGCCAGAACGGTGCCGCGCGCTCGGCCGTGGGCTGCGCCCGCGCCTGATCCATCAGCCGCGCCGTTTCCGCGTCCGCGTACCGCGCGAAGTTCAGGGGCGCGCCGGGCGTCCACTCCGCCGCGAGGTCGGCCGTGAGCCGCGCCTCCGCGCCGACCAGCGCCGCCTGGAACGCATGCCTCGCCAGCGCGTCCCCGAACGTCTCAGCGTCCAGCCGCCGCGTCTCCGCGGCCACGCCGATCGCGCGCCACTGCCGCTGCACCAGCCGGGCGACGTCGCCCGCGCGCGGGTCGCCGGCGTCGATCGTCAGCACGAACGACAGGGCGCGCCCCGCCCTGTCGCGAATGCCGTCGCCGTCCCCGTCCCGCCAGCCGCTCTCGGCGAGGATGCTGTCCGCCGCCGCGGTATCGAAGGGGAGCGGGCGGATCTTCGGATCGTCGCCCAGTCCCTTGAGCCTGGCCGGGTACGGGCCCGCGGCGGGGGTGGCCGACTCCTGCATCCCCAGCGCGCGGATGATCCCCGGCACGTCCAGCGCCATCCCCAGCGCGCGCCGCACCGCCGGATCGGCGAAGGCGGGATGGGCGGAGGGGAGATACGCGATCGCCTCGCGGAAGCGCCACCGGTCGCGCTCGAACCGCACCGGGCGGCGGGGATCGGGGGAGCGGAGGTGCGGCACCTGCGCGGGGTCGACGCCGCGCACCACGTCTACCGTCCCCTCCCGCAGCCCCGCGATCGCCGAATTGGGATCGCGGGTGATGCGGATCACGATCCCGTCCAGGAACGGCTTGGGGGAGAAGGAGGGATTGGGGACGAGCGCGATGCTGTCCCCCCGCGCCCACGCGGCGATGCGGAAGGGGCCGCTGACGACCAGCTCCGCCGCCGCGCGGGAATCGCGCAGCGCGCCGGGCGAGGTGCGCGCGTCGACGTGCCGGGGAACGATCGCGGCGGCGCTGGCGGAAAGCATCTCCGCGTAGCGCCGCCGGTAGTGGATGACGACCGTGCTGTCGTTCTCCGCCGTCACCGAATCGATCTCCGCCACCCCGGCGCGGAGATCGGCCGCGACCGTCGTGTCGCGCAGCAGGCGGTAGGTGTGGACGACGTCCGCGGCGGTGAGGGGGTGCCCGTCGCTCCAGCGCAGCCCCCCGCGCATGCGGAAGCGGATGGCGGTGGAGTCGGGACCGGTGTACTCCCAGTGGTACGCCGCCGCCATCGGCGTGTCGTTCGACGTCTGCCAGTGGACCTCGCCGTCGCGCCAGGCGGCGCGGGTGAGCCCCATGTACATCACCCCGGCGAGCTCGCGGTCCAGCGGCGACCGCGCGGCCAGCGGCACCGGCGTCTCCATGTCCGCCGGCTCGGCCAGGACCGCGATGCCGCCGCGCTCGGGAGCGCCGCCGGGGCCGGAGGCGGTGTCGCCCTCCCCGCCGCCGCGCGGGGCGCGCTCCGCGCGGCAGCCGGCGACGAGCGCCGCGAGCGCCAGCGCTCCCGCCAATGTCCGAGCCGTGCCGCCGCGCTTCCTCCGCATCCCCGCTCCGTCCCCGAGTGTCCGCCGGCGCCCCCGCGCCCGCGCGCTACTTCTTCCCGGTGTCCGCCGCCGGCGGCACGGCGGGCGCGGCCTGGCGCCGCGCGTTCTGCTGGCTGCGCGGGATCCACCACTCCCAGGCGTTCTGGTAGGCGCCGTAGGTGTCGACCTTCATGTCGCGCAGCCGGCTGCTCAACCCGTCGAGCTGGTCGTAGTAGTACAGGAAGGTGTAGGGCTGCGCCGCGGCGATCCGCGCCGCCGCCTGCCGCCAGATGGGGTTGGCGCCCGCCTCGGTGGGCTGCGCCTGCGCCTGGCGGAAGAGCGCGAAGGTCTGCGGATCGTCGTACGACACGAAGTTGAAGGGGCTGTCCTTCCCCCACAGCGTGGTGATGTCGGGGCTGAGCCCCACCACCCACCCGGCCACCGCCGCCTGGAAGCGCTTCCCGCGCAGCGTCTCGTTGAAGGCGTTGGTCTCCGACATCCGGATCTGCGCGTCGACCCCGATCCGCTTCCACGCCTGCTGCACGA encodes the following:
- a CDS encoding ABC transporter permease encodes the protein MPATVTPEQMPPEPITQTATPAAGLPGRRPATPAQLALSVIPGLGHFARGEWIAGMSLFFAWAFTLSLAYLSRGRIGPVFTGRRIPVDGVVAVVTLGLMALLVWGWAFYDLAARSKRPRKLYGDSQWSIAARHFRKNKLAIAGLVVMILLYVLTLVTPLISPYDPAEQGNIILSRYLAPSAQHLMGTDKFGRDIFSRVLYGSRISLSIGFIAVAISITLGTLIGALAGYFGGIVDSILMRLTDMMLSFPRLVLLIVVIALFEPNIYLVVIVLGLTGWMGTARLVRGEVLSLREREFVLAARVLG
- a CDS encoding ABC transporter permease yields the protein MIGYLLRRIVGAIPLLLGILTLIFFIIHIAPGDPTARFVNPNVSPRVIEQMRHNLGLDQPLHIQYVKWLWSFLRGNFGYSFGQQQPISEILPSVLWNTLQLTLVSLVLIFIVGMLIGIVQAVRQYSLADNVLSFVALFFYSMPSFWFALMLILLFSMKMNQLMGTHPDWAGVLGWFQFPASGMTSVGYEYMSAWGKMVDRFKHLFLPALALGIGNAAGVARYMRGSMLEVIHQDFIRTARAKGLSERTVIFKHALRNALIPIITLLGLYLPFLFSGAVLVETIFGWPGMGRAIVDAILQRDYPMVMATSFVIAAMVVLGNLLSDILYAVVDPRIRTE
- a CDS encoding peptide ABC transporter substrate-binding protein, with product MRRKRGGTARTLAGALALAALVAGCRAERAPRGGGEGDTASGPGGAPERGGIAVLAEPADMETPVPLAARSPLDRELAGVMYMGLTRAAWRDGEVHWQTSNDTPMAAAYHWEYTGPDSTAIRFRMRGGLRWSDGHPLTAADVVHTYRLLRDTTVAADLRAGVAEIDSVTAENDSTVVIHYRRRYAEMLSASAAAIVPRHVDARTSPGALRDSRAAAELVVSGPFRIAAWARGDSIALVPNPSFSPKPFLDGIVIRITRDPNSAIAGLREGTVDVVRGVDPAQVPHLRSPDPRRPVRFERDRWRFREAIAYLPSAHPAFADPAVRRALGMALDVPGIIRALGMQESATPAAGPYPARLKGLGDDPKIRPLPFDTAAADSILAESGWRDGDGDGIRDRAGRALSFVLTIDAGDPRAGDVARLVQRQWRAIGVAAETRRLDAETFGDALARHAFQAALVGAEARLTADLAAEWTPGAPLNFARYADAETARLMDQARAQPTAERAAPFWRAAAERIVQEQPHTWLYDYDSIMAVSDRLRGVRPDPFGAYRNAWEWWIPRSRQPRAAPGTTDTAKGGR